A section of the Ruania halotolerans genome encodes:
- a CDS encoding DUF7455 domain-containing protein: protein MSTLTADNAHDALTAADRCDACGAQAYVRVLLDAGELLFCAHHARKHSEKLTTVATHIQDETERLHADAESTDN, encoded by the coding sequence GTGAGCACATTGACAGCCGACAACGCCCATGACGCACTGACCGCGGCCGACCGCTGCGACGCCTGCGGAGCTCAGGCATACGTACGCGTGCTCCTGGATGCCGGTGAACTGCTGTTCTGCGCGCATCACGCACGCAAGCACTCGGAGAAGCTGACCACGGTCGCCACCCATATCCAGGACGAGACCGAACGGCTACACGCCGACGCGGAGTCCACCGACAACTGA